A DNA window from Sphingopyxis macrogoltabida contains the following coding sequences:
- a CDS encoding TonB-dependent receptor, with translation MTRFGRALLLTTCLAVPVAGAWAQDTAGDDDTIVVSGRRAADRAALETKRNTDTQVDEVRADDVGRLPDQNVAETLRRLPGLSVANDQGEGRYLTVRGVSPDLLNVTLNGQTAAAPEPDSRQVKLDDIPSALIGAITVSKTLTPDMDANAIAGAANIETVSAFDRPGTFGSLRGAYGKYDLNGKHPYELDASIGTRFGPDRQFGVVLAVNYSNREFEAENVQSGGSWEEVNGQFIPLEQTIRDYHTRRQRYGAVANFDWRPTDAVKTYARFLYSKYKDKESRPGFTIELDEDEITNQTAAGGDFAEADVARALRSRQEDSDTLTGSLGGEFDLGPSWLRIEGSYTRANKRDPHRDEISFEGEGVSGSYDLSDGIPIFRPDASAFDPSIYEFDETSYENRRAREDLYQFRADFRTPIAIGDDSSIKVGAKYTSRRKTNNIEASVYDGYDGDFTLDQVEGGSIGSIFKGRYPFGVIISRPSADDFFDSNFDDFELDEEGTVGDSLAGDYLIREKIFAAYAMATLKIGQITAIPGVRMEKTKSNYAAKAVLDSSTVDDLDKDYDSFGSQSYTDWFPGLNLRWDATQSLVFRAAVTRAIGRPNYEQLAPTTIVNTGDNEVEQGNPGLRPLTSTNYDLAGEFYIGRKGIISVAGFYKTIENPIYSATTVQSGTFAGQDLIDAQVTMPVNADSAFVKGVEINAQTELSFLPSPLDGFSLGGSITFVKSRAKGIPGRGDERLPLASQSNRVASAFLSYEKGGLSARIAYTYRSAYLLEPGEDRDTDLYVGAFNQWDARIGYDIVKHVTIFLEGSNLNDEPYRVFQGIPSRIDEVERYGYSVKTGVQFKF, from the coding sequence ATGACACGGTTCGGACGGGCGCTTTTGCTCACGACATGTCTGGCGGTTCCGGTTGCGGGCGCCTGGGCACAGGATACGGCGGGCGACGACGATACGATCGTCGTCAGCGGCCGCCGCGCCGCCGATCGCGCGGCGCTGGAGACGAAGCGCAACACCGACACGCAGGTAGACGAAGTGCGCGCCGACGACGTCGGCCGGCTGCCCGACCAGAATGTCGCCGAAACGCTGCGCCGCCTGCCGGGCCTCAGCGTCGCCAACGATCAGGGCGAAGGGCGTTATCTGACCGTGCGCGGCGTCTCGCCCGACCTGCTCAACGTCACGCTGAACGGCCAGACCGCCGCCGCGCCCGAACCCGACTCGCGGCAGGTGAAGCTCGACGACATCCCGTCGGCGCTGATCGGCGCGATCACGGTGTCGAAGACGCTGACCCCCGACATGGATGCCAACGCGATCGCCGGCGCCGCGAATATCGAGACGGTGTCGGCCTTCGACCGTCCGGGCACCTTCGGCAGCCTGCGCGGCGCCTATGGCAAATACGACCTCAACGGCAAGCATCCCTATGAACTCGACGCGTCGATCGGGACACGCTTTGGCCCCGACCGCCAGTTCGGCGTCGTGCTGGCGGTCAATTATTCGAACCGCGAGTTCGAGGCGGAGAACGTCCAGTCGGGCGGGAGCTGGGAAGAAGTGAACGGTCAGTTCATCCCGCTCGAACAGACGATCCGCGATTATCACACGCGGCGCCAGCGTTACGGCGCGGTCGCCAATTTCGACTGGCGGCCGACCGACGCGGTGAAGACCTATGCCCGCTTCCTCTATTCGAAATATAAGGACAAGGAATCGCGGCCGGGCTTCACGATCGAGCTCGACGAGGACGAGATCACCAACCAGACCGCGGCCGGCGGCGATTTCGCCGAAGCCGATGTCGCGCGCGCGCTGCGCTCGCGGCAGGAGGATTCGGACACGCTGACCGGGTCGCTGGGCGGCGAGTTCGACCTTGGCCCGAGCTGGCTGCGCATCGAGGGCAGCTATACCCGCGCCAACAAGCGCGACCCGCATCGCGACGAAATCTCGTTCGAGGGCGAGGGCGTGTCGGGTTCGTACGACCTGTCGGACGGCATCCCGATCTTCCGCCCCGACGCCAGCGCGTTCGACCCGTCGATCTATGAATTCGACGAGACGAGCTATGAAAACCGCCGGGCGCGCGAGGATCTGTACCAGTTCCGCGCCGACTTCCGCACCCCGATCGCGATCGGCGACGACAGTTCGATCAAGGTCGGCGCCAAATATACCAGCCGCCGCAAGACCAACAATATCGAGGCGTCGGTCTATGACGGCTATGACGGCGACTTCACGCTCGACCAGGTCGAGGGCGGGTCGATCGGCAGCATCTTCAAGGGCCGCTATCCGTTCGGCGTGATCATCAGCCGCCCGAGCGCCGACGATTTCTTCGATTCCAATTTCGACGATTTCGAGCTCGACGAGGAAGGCACCGTCGGCGACAGCCTGGCCGGCGATTATCTGATCCGCGAGAAGATCTTTGCCGCCTATGCGATGGCGACGCTGAAGATCGGCCAGATCACCGCGATCCCGGGCGTCCGCATGGAGAAGACGAAGAGCAATTATGCCGCGAAGGCGGTGCTCGATTCCTCGACCGTCGACGATCTGGACAAGGATTACGACAGCTTCGGGTCGCAAAGCTACACCGACTGGTTCCCGGGGCTGAACCTGCGCTGGGACGCGACGCAGTCGCTGGTCTTCCGCGCCGCGGTGACGCGGGCGATCGGGCGGCCGAATTATGAGCAACTGGCGCCGACGACAATCGTCAACACCGGCGACAACGAGGTCGAGCAGGGCAATCCGGGCCTGCGGCCGCTCACCTCGACCAACTATGACCTTGCCGGCGAATTCTATATCGGCCGCAAGGGCATCATCAGCGTCGCGGGCTTCTACAAGACGATCGAGAACCCGATCTATTCGGCGACGACGGTGCAGAGCGGCACCTTTGCCGGGCAGGACCTGATCGATGCGCAGGTGACGATGCCGGTCAACGCCGACAGCGCCTTCGTCAAGGGCGTCGAAATCAACGCGCAGACTGAACTCAGCTTCCTGCCGTCGCCGCTCGACGGGTTCAGCCTCGGGGGCAGCATCACCTTCGTCAAATCGCGCGCCAAGGGCATCCCCGGTCGCGGCGACGAGCGGCTGCCGCTGGCCAGCCAGTCGAACCGGGTGGCGTCGGCGTTCCTGTCATACGAAAAGGGCGGGCTGTCGGCGCGCATCGCCTATACCTACCGCTCGGCCTATCTGCTCGAACCTGGCGAGGATCGCGACACCGACCTGTATGTCGGCGCCTTCAATCAGTGGGATGCGCGGATCGGGTATGACATCGTCAAGCATGTCACGATCTTCCTCGAAGGATCGAACCTCAACGACGAGCCGTACCGCGTCTTCCAGGGCATCCCGTCGCGGATCGACGAGGTCGAGCGCTATGGCTATTCGGTGAAGACGGGGGTGCAGTTCAAATTCTGA